In Aquimarina spinulae, a single window of DNA contains:
- a CDS encoding tautomerase family protein, with translation MPYINIKVTDEQVTIDQKRQLIEGATQLVVDILNKNPKTTHVVIEEVPIENWGVNGKQYLGTKK, from the coding sequence ATGCCATACATTAACATTAAAGTTACTGATGAACAAGTAACGATAGATCAAAAACGTCAATTAATAGAAGGTGCTACACAACTCGTTGTTGACATACTGAACAAAAATCCAAAAACAACTCATGTTGTTATTGAAGAAGTACCTATCGAAAATTGGGGAGTGAACGGGAAACAGTATTTAGGAACTAAAAAATAA
- a CDS encoding SDR family NAD(P)-dependent oxidoreductase has protein sequence MKNKTVIITGASTGIGKEIAKYFIARESNVVMNSANEENLKNAYEELGSPSNAIYLVGDISKQETGQKLVSLAIEKFNAVDVLINNAGIFSPKPFLDVEEKDLDQYWNVNLKGTYFTSQAVIPHMIKQQNGSIINIGTVLVDHAIDGFPATAPLASKGAIHALTRQLAAEFGKNNIKVNTIAPGIIRSPLQSKIGIEDADSLAGLHLLNRIGEANEIAEAAYYLATSNFVTGETINVAGGHTVGHAI, from the coding sequence ATGAAAAACAAAACAGTAATTATTACAGGTGCATCTACAGGAATTGGTAAAGAAATTGCAAAATATTTTATAGCCCGAGAAAGTAATGTTGTAATGAACTCTGCTAACGAAGAAAACCTGAAAAACGCTTATGAGGAACTCGGTTCTCCTTCGAACGCAATTTACCTGGTCGGGGATATTAGCAAACAAGAAACAGGGCAAAAACTCGTAAGCCTGGCAATAGAAAAATTCAATGCTGTAGATGTTTTAATTAATAATGCAGGAATATTTTCTCCAAAACCGTTTTTAGATGTAGAGGAAAAAGATTTAGATCAATATTGGAATGTGAACCTAAAAGGAACCTATTTTACATCACAAGCTGTGATTCCTCATATGATAAAGCAACAAAATGGTTCGATTATAAACATCGGAACCGTTTTAGTCGACCATGCTATAGATGGATTCCCGGCAACAGCTCCTCTAGCGAGTAAAGGTGCTATACATGCTTTAACCAGGCAACTTGCTGCCGAATTTGGTAAAAACAACATCAAAGTAAACACAATTGCTCCGGGAATAATTAGAAGTCCATTGCAAAGTAAAATCGGAATTGAAGATGCCGATAGCTTAGCGGGATTACATTTATTAAACCGAATTGGAGAAGCTAATGAAATTGCTGAGGCAGCATATTATTTGGCTACATCAAATTTTGTAACCGGTGAAACGATTAATGTGGCAGGAGGGCATACAGTTGGACACGCCATCTAA
- a CDS encoding nuclear transport factor 2 family protein, which produces MYKENIKEIESLITDYFEGIFYGDVTKLESCFHKNVYIYGDIKGVDYLKSVTEYIEGVKNRQSPKDVNEHLKMEIIGIDIMGKIAMAKLHLPMLGYNYYDYLSLSKINNDWKIVNKLFTHVQ; this is translated from the coding sequence ATGTATAAAGAAAATATAAAAGAAATCGAAAGTCTAATTACCGATTATTTTGAGGGAATTTTTTATGGAGATGTAACCAAGCTTGAATCTTGTTTTCATAAAAACGTATATATCTATGGAGATATCAAAGGTGTCGATTATTTAAAAAGTGTAACTGAATATATCGAAGGAGTTAAAAATAGGCAAAGCCCTAAAGATGTAAACGAGCATCTAAAAATGGAAATTATAGGGATAGATATCATGGGTAAAATTGCCATGGCGAAATTACACCTTCCCATGCTAGGTTATAATTATTACGACTATTTATCATTAAGTAAAATCAATAATGATTGGAAAATTGTAAATAAACTATTCACTCATGTGCAATAA